One genomic segment of Primulina tabacum isolate GXHZ01 chromosome 9, ASM2559414v2, whole genome shotgun sequence includes these proteins:
- the LOC142504596 gene encoding vacuole membrane protein KMS1-like isoform X1 — protein sequence MGSKKKSKSRKSSRDRGVLISGLQIKHQHDLDNLTLTSQPFKTLKLFNLAVILYLKRSVAYLLSHGVWLMLLSTLPVISGVLLVTVDGPHEKHVEEVMRYMRFGLWWVALGVASSIGLGSGLHTFVLYLGPHIALFTIKVMQCGRIDIKSAPYDTIQLKRSPSWLGKDCVEFGPPIFQSSDGIIRVPLGSILPQVQLEAMLWGLGTALGELPPYFISRAASLSGNRVDAMKELDASSTEDGGFISAQLNQIKRWFLSHAQYLNFVTILILASVPNPLFDLAGIMCGQFGIPFWEFFLATMIGKAIIKTHIQTVFIISVCNNQLLDWIENELIWVLSLIPGFNSILPDLTAKLHSMKAKYLATKPHVPSNIELKKWDFSLAFIWNTVVWFMLMNFFVKIVNATAQRYLKKQQDEEIAALRNKSPKYSDDSDSSST from the exons ATGGGATCCAAGAAAAAGTCGAAGTCCCGTAAGAGTTCTCGCGACAGGGGCGTGCTGATCTCTG GACTTCAGATAAAACATCAACATGATTTAGATAATTTGACTCTGACCTCGCAGCCATTCAAGACACTAAAACTTTTCAATTTGGCCGTCATACTATATCTCAAACGATCAGTGGCATATCTTCTATCCCATGGCGTATGGCTTATGCTATTGAGTACCTTACCTGTGATTTCTGGGGTACTGCTTGTGACTGTCGATGGTCCTCATGAGAAG CATGTCGAGGAAGTTATGAGATATATGCGATTTGGACTATGGTGGGTGGCTCTTGGTGTTGCATCCTCCATTGGACTTG GATCTGGATTGCACACTTTTGTTCTGTATCTGGGACCTCATATTGCCTTGTTCACCATAAAAGTAATGCAATGTGGCCGAATAGACATCAAAAGTGCTCCATATGATACAATACAACTAAAAAGAAGCCCATCATGGCTTGGCAAGGACTGTGTTGAATTTGGACCCCCGATCTTTCAATCCTCAGATGGTATTATAAGGGTTCCTCTAGGCAGCATATTACCGCAGGTACAGTTGGAGGCCATGCTGTGGGGCCTTGGGACTGCTCTTGGCGAACTCCCCCCTTATTTCATTTCACGGGCTG CAAGCTTATCAGGTAACAGAGTCGATGCTATGAAAGAATTGGATGCTTCCTCAACAGAAGATGGCGGGTTTATATCTGCACAGTTAAATCAAATCAAGCGCTGGTTCTTATCGCATGCTCAATATTTAAACTTTGTCACAATTTTGATTCTTGCTTCG GTACCAAATCCTTTATTTGATCTTGCTGGCATTATGTGTGGACAATTCGGAATTCCCTTCTGGGAGTTCTTTCTCGCAACAATGATAGGCAAAGCGATCATTAAGACTCACATCCAG ACGGTTTTTATAATTTCTGTATGCAACAATCAACTTCTTGACTGGATCGAGAACGAACTAATTTGGGTTCTTAGCCTCATACCTGGTTTCAACTCTATCTTACCCGACCTAACTGCCAAGCTTCACTCTATGAAAGCCAAGTACTTGGCCACCAAACCCCATGTCCCTTCAAATATCGAG CTTAAAAAGTGGGATTTTTCACTGGCTTTCATCTGGAATACGGTGGTTTGGTTCATGCTAATGAACTTCTTTGTCAAGATTGTTAACGCAACTGCACAACGATATCTAAAGAAACAGCAAGATGAGGAAATTGCTGCATTAAGGAACAAGTCACCCAAGTATTCTGATGACTCTGATAGTTCATCTACATGA
- the LOC142504596 gene encoding vacuole membrane protein KMS1-like isoform X2 → MLLSTLPVISGVLLVTVDGPHEKHVEEVMRYMRFGLWWVALGVASSIGLGSGLHTFVLYLGPHIALFTIKVMQCGRIDIKSAPYDTIQLKRSPSWLGKDCVEFGPPIFQSSDGIIRVPLGSILPQVQLEAMLWGLGTALGELPPYFISRAASLSGNRVDAMKELDASSTEDGGFISAQLNQIKRWFLSHAQYLNFVTILILASVPNPLFDLAGIMCGQFGIPFWEFFLATMIGKAIIKTHIQTVFIISVCNNQLLDWIENELIWVLSLIPGFNSILPDLTAKLHSMKAKYLATKPHVPSNIELKKWDFSLAFIWNTVVWFMLMNFFVKIVNATAQRYLKKQQDEEIAALRNKSPKYSDDSDSSST, encoded by the exons ATGCTATTGAGTACCTTACCTGTGATTTCTGGGGTACTGCTTGTGACTGTCGATGGTCCTCATGAGAAG CATGTCGAGGAAGTTATGAGATATATGCGATTTGGACTATGGTGGGTGGCTCTTGGTGTTGCATCCTCCATTGGACTTG GATCTGGATTGCACACTTTTGTTCTGTATCTGGGACCTCATATTGCCTTGTTCACCATAAAAGTAATGCAATGTGGCCGAATAGACATCAAAAGTGCTCCATATGATACAATACAACTAAAAAGAAGCCCATCATGGCTTGGCAAGGACTGTGTTGAATTTGGACCCCCGATCTTTCAATCCTCAGATGGTATTATAAGGGTTCCTCTAGGCAGCATATTACCGCAGGTACAGTTGGAGGCCATGCTGTGGGGCCTTGGGACTGCTCTTGGCGAACTCCCCCCTTATTTCATTTCACGGGCTG CAAGCTTATCAGGTAACAGAGTCGATGCTATGAAAGAATTGGATGCTTCCTCAACAGAAGATGGCGGGTTTATATCTGCACAGTTAAATCAAATCAAGCGCTGGTTCTTATCGCATGCTCAATATTTAAACTTTGTCACAATTTTGATTCTTGCTTCG GTACCAAATCCTTTATTTGATCTTGCTGGCATTATGTGTGGACAATTCGGAATTCCCTTCTGGGAGTTCTTTCTCGCAACAATGATAGGCAAAGCGATCATTAAGACTCACATCCAG ACGGTTTTTATAATTTCTGTATGCAACAATCAACTTCTTGACTGGATCGAGAACGAACTAATTTGGGTTCTTAGCCTCATACCTGGTTTCAACTCTATCTTACCCGACCTAACTGCCAAGCTTCACTCTATGAAAGCCAAGTACTTGGCCACCAAACCCCATGTCCCTTCAAATATCGAG CTTAAAAAGTGGGATTTTTCACTGGCTTTCATCTGGAATACGGTGGTTTGGTTCATGCTAATGAACTTCTTTGTCAAGATTGTTAACGCAACTGCACAACGATATCTAAAGAAACAGCAAGATGAGGAAATTGCTGCATTAAGGAACAAGTCACCCAAGTATTCTGATGACTCTGATAGTTCATCTACATGA